The Paenibacillus sp. FSL R7-0204 genome includes a region encoding these proteins:
- a CDS encoding ABC transporter permease encodes MQEVTAPPRVVPEPMPKKYKSSSELKKRLWRNKLLYVMLIPGVLYFIIFKYLPMYGLIISFQDYKPYQGITGSEWVGMKHFSRLFTEPDFLNILANTLILFGMNILIYFPIPIILALMLNELRGTFFKRFFQTLVYLPHFMSWVIVVSISFVMVTMDGGIINELLAYFGFAKINFLLSPGWFRPMYILQVIWREAGWGTIIYLASIAAIDPGLYEASRMDGAGRLRQVWHITLPAIRGVIITLFILKIGSVLDLGFEHVYLLLNSMNREVAEIIDTYVYTAGLRQGQFSYSTAIGFFKSIVGLIMVMTVNKVSKKIGEEGVY; translated from the coding sequence ATGCAGGAAGTAACCGCCCCGCCCCGCGTAGTTCCCGAACCCATGCCGAAGAAATACAAGAGCAGCAGTGAGCTGAAGAAGCGGCTGTGGCGCAACAAATTGCTCTATGTAATGCTGATCCCCGGCGTGCTGTATTTCATTATCTTCAAATACTTGCCGATGTACGGACTGATTATTTCCTTCCAGGATTACAAGCCTTACCAAGGGATTACCGGGAGCGAATGGGTGGGCATGAAGCATTTCAGCCGGCTGTTCACCGAGCCTGATTTCTTGAACATATTAGCCAATACGCTGATTCTGTTCGGGATGAATATTCTGATTTATTTTCCGATTCCGATTATTCTGGCCCTGATGCTTAATGAACTCAGAGGCACCTTCTTCAAAAGATTCTTCCAGACCCTGGTGTATCTGCCGCACTTCATGTCTTGGGTTATCGTCGTCTCAATCTCCTTCGTCATGGTGACGATGGACGGGGGGATTATCAACGAGCTGCTCGCTTACTTCGGATTCGCCAAAATCAATTTCCTGCTGAGTCCGGGCTGGTTCCGGCCGATGTATATCCTTCAGGTCATCTGGCGGGAAGCAGGCTGGGGCACGATTATTTATCTGGCTTCCATTGCGGCTATTGATCCGGGGCTCTATGAAGCTTCCCGTATGGACGGAGCCGGACGGCTCAGACAGGTCTGGCATATTACGCTTCCGGCCATCCGGGGAGTGATCATCACCCTGTTTATTCTGAAAATCGGTTCCGTTCTCGACCTGGGCTTCGAGCATGTCTACCTGCTGCTCAACTCCATGAACCGCGAGGTTGCGGAAATTATCGATACGTATGTCTACACCGCCGGTCTGCGGCAAGGGCAGTTCAGCTACAGTACAGCCATCGGCTTCTTCAAGTCGATTGTGGGCCTGATTATGGTCATGACCGTCAACAAGGTGTCCAAGAAAATAGGAGAAGAAGGCGTTTATTAA
- a CDS encoding glycoside hydrolase family 28 protein, producing MYNIIDYGAQRDSGLPATQAIVDAIAAADRDGGGTVYIPAGTFLTGAVRLRSNIELHLSPGAVLSFSTNPADYPAVESRWEGVKREVHAACIYGAGLRNVSITGSGTIDGNGEPWWKKHWDRPEELEYPRPRLIGFDDCNRVTLRDLTLVNSPSWTVNPINCSNVMIDNLSILNPADSPNTDGINPESCRDVRISNCHIDVGDDCIAIKAGTEDTKERIPCENITITNCVMVHGHGAVVLGSEMSGDIRNVTISNCVFKQTDRGIRMKSRRGRGGMIEDIRISNIVMEDVICPFTLNLYYFCGPRGKEKYVWDKNPYPVTAETPQFRRIHYANITARNVHAAAGFLYGLAEQAVSEITFTNIDISMAEQAVPGQPDMMAGLEDMQRRGFFLGNVREVQFQQVSIENHDGPAFYVENGEDVEFLNCRSRNTAKPEKLVEQVTVAVAER from the coding sequence GTGTATAACATAATAGACTACGGAGCGCAGCGGGACAGCGGGTTGCCAGCAACGCAGGCGATTGTAGATGCTATTGCAGCGGCGGACCGTGACGGTGGAGGTACAGTGTATATTCCGGCCGGTACTTTCCTGACAGGCGCGGTTAGGCTACGCAGCAACATTGAGCTGCATCTCAGTCCTGGTGCGGTATTGTCCTTCAGTACCAATCCGGCGGATTATCCTGCCGTGGAATCACGGTGGGAAGGGGTGAAGCGGGAGGTTCATGCCGCCTGCATCTACGGAGCGGGCCTGAGGAATGTCTCGATTACCGGGAGCGGAACCATTGACGGGAATGGAGAACCTTGGTGGAAAAAGCATTGGGACCGCCCGGAAGAGCTGGAGTATCCCCGTCCAAGACTGATTGGTTTCGACGATTGCAACCGGGTGACGCTCCGCGATCTGACGCTGGTGAATTCCCCGAGCTGGACGGTGAATCCGATTAATTGCAGCAATGTGATGATCGATAATCTGTCGATTCTGAATCCGGCAGATTCCCCGAATACCGATGGAATCAATCCCGAATCCTGCCGCGATGTGCGTATCAGCAACTGCCATATCGATGTCGGTGATGACTGCATTGCCATTAAGGCAGGCACCGAGGATACTAAGGAGCGGATTCCCTGCGAGAATATCACGATTACGAACTGCGTGATGGTTCACGGCCACGGAGCGGTGGTGCTGGGAAGTGAGATGAGTGGCGATATCCGCAATGTGACGATCAGCAATTGTGTATTTAAGCAGACGGACCGCGGCATCCGCATGAAGTCCCGGCGGGGACGGGGCGGGATGATTGAGGATATCCGGATCAGCAACATTGTGATGGAGGATGTGATCTGTCCCTTCACGCTGAATCTCTACTATTTCTGTGGGCCCCGGGGCAAGGAGAAATACGTCTGGGACAAAAATCCGTATCCGGTGACAGCGGAGACGCCGCAGTTCCGGCGGATTCATTATGCCAATATTACGGCCCGCAATGTCCATGCGGCGGCGGGTTTCCTGTACGGGCTGGCTGAGCAGGCCGTCTCGGAAATCACCTTCACCAACATTGATATCTCGATGGCGGAGCAGGCGGTGCCCGGCCAGCCGGACATGATGGCAGGGCTTGAGGACATGCAGCGCCGTGGCTTCTTCCTCGGCAATGTCCGCGAGGTGCAGTTCCAGCAGGTCAGCATTGAGAACCATGACGGCCCGGCCTTTTACGTTGAGAACGGGGAAGATGTGGAGTTCCTGAACTGCCGCTCCAGGAACACGGCGAAGCCGGAGAAGCTGGTGGAGCAGGTTACGGTGGCGGTGGCGGAACGATAA
- a CDS encoding flavodoxin family protein codes for MRTIIHDLQEQEFAGWLGDMAQEEVTVISDSGTIRSCMGCFGCWTRTPGTCVIKRDGYDNLGELFSRSDELTIISKCMYGSYSPFVLNVLNRSISYVLPYFETEDGATRHRRRYDHQFTLSVHFYGDDITEAEQDTARRLVAANSMNLYSTGNNVFFHTSPQSIKEVLQ; via the coding sequence TTGAGAACGATCATTCACGATCTGCAGGAGCAAGAATTCGCGGGCTGGTTGGGGGATATGGCGCAAGAGGAAGTAACGGTTATCTCAGATAGCGGTACGATCCGTTCTTGCATGGGCTGCTTCGGCTGCTGGACCCGGACTCCCGGGACATGCGTCATTAAGAGAGATGGCTACGACAATCTGGGGGAGCTGTTCTCCCGTAGCGATGAACTCACGATCATCAGTAAATGTATGTACGGCAGCTATAGCCCCTTTGTGCTGAACGTGCTGAACCGGAGCATTTCCTACGTCCTACCCTATTTTGAAACCGAGGATGGAGCGACCCGTCACCGCCGCCGCTATGATCACCAGTTCACACTATCGGTGCATTTCTATGGTGACGACATTACAGAGGCTGAGCAGGATACAGCGAGAAGGCTCGTTGCGGCTAACAGCATGAATCTGTATTCGACAGGCAACAACGTATTTTTCCACACCAGTCCGCAGAGTATCAAGGAGGTCCTGCAATGA
- a CDS encoding TetR/AcrR family transcriptional regulator: protein MKEKPYHHGNLRNQLIEAGIRLINSDGISSFSLRKVAAECEVSHTAPYSHFKNIDELVAAMGEHVTGQFMDSLRISIQGQEGKFEAVSRLGQAYIDFFVEHPQYFQFLFYHSGITIDLDNYDTDSYPPFVLFRTTAFEVFRSNGLPETEFTPQLLTLWSMVHGITALLTNNGVKYSGKWRDLLELKSIF from the coding sequence ATCACGGCAATCTGCGCAATCAGCTTATAGAAGCGGGTATCAGGCTAATTAACTCGGACGGCATCAGCAGCTTTTCCCTGCGGAAGGTTGCCGCCGAATGTGAAGTCAGCCACACTGCCCCCTACAGCCATTTCAAAAATATAGATGAACTGGTAGCCGCCATGGGGGAACATGTTACCGGGCAATTTATGGATTCGCTGCGTATCTCCATCCAAGGCCAGGAAGGTAAGTTTGAAGCGGTCTCCCGGCTTGGGCAGGCCTATATTGATTTTTTCGTAGAGCATCCACAGTATTTCCAGTTTCTGTTCTACCATTCCGGCATAACCATTGATCTGGACAATTATGATACTGACAGTTATCCGCCATTCGTCCTGTTCAGGACTACAGCCTTTGAAGTGTTCCGCAGCAACGGTCTGCCAGAGACCGAGTTCACCCCTCAGCTACTCACACTCTGGTCCATGGTGCACGGAATTACGGCATTGCTTACCAATAATGGGGTCAAGTATTCGGGCAAATGGCGCGATCTGCTGGAGCTTAAATCTATCTTTTAA
- a CDS encoding glycoside hydrolase family 88/105 protein: MERGITMIGSLPQTPIEWAQKACDSLMETYEAGELPPAHRWHYHQGVFLCGMELLWKTLREDRYIDYIKQYVDDLVDEQGNFDFARDELDAVQAGLLLFTLYERTGKRKYREAAVKLRHLLLTLNRTTEGGYWHKDKYPNQMWLDGLYMAGVFSLKYANTYRDDALRAEVLHQERLMRKYMKDEATGLLYHAWDESRRMPWSNPATGCSPEFWSRSLGWYGLAVSQFMDELPETDPGRAELAAELSGFVQALIRYQDPQSGLWYQVVDKGHEPDNWLETSGSCLFVYTIARAVKLGILPAEIADKAAEAARKGYEGLIQVLQWDEQGRLLLPDICIGTSAGDYRNYVTRPKVSNDLHGVGALVMACVEMQDLYPA, from the coding sequence ATGGAAAGGGGTATTACGATGATAGGCAGTCTGCCGCAAACACCGATCGAATGGGCGCAAAAGGCCTGTGATTCACTAATGGAGACGTATGAGGCGGGAGAACTCCCGCCTGCGCACCGCTGGCATTATCATCAGGGCGTGTTCCTGTGCGGGATGGAGCTGCTGTGGAAGACGCTCCGGGAGGACCGCTATATTGATTATATTAAGCAGTATGTGGATGATCTGGTGGATGAGCAGGGGAATTTCGACTTTGCCCGGGATGAGCTGGATGCCGTACAAGCGGGGCTGCTGCTCTTCACACTGTATGAACGGACCGGCAAGCGGAAATACCGCGAGGCGGCAGTCAAGCTTCGCCATCTGCTGCTGACGCTGAACCGGACCACTGAGGGCGGGTACTGGCATAAGGACAAATATCCAAACCAGATGTGGCTGGACGGGCTGTACATGGCCGGGGTGTTCTCGCTGAAGTACGCGAATACTTATAGAGACGATGCCTTGCGGGCCGAAGTCCTTCATCAGGAGCGCCTAATGCGCAAATATATGAAAGACGAGGCGACCGGCCTGCTCTACCATGCCTGGGATGAGAGCCGCCGTATGCCATGGTCGAATCCCGCCACCGGCTGCTCGCCGGAATTCTGGAGCCGCTCGCTTGGCTGGTACGGGCTTGCCGTCTCACAGTTCATGGATGAACTGCCGGAGACTGATCCTGGACGGGCAGAGCTTGCAGCCGAGCTAAGCGGATTCGTACAGGCGTTGATCCGTTATCAGGACCCGCAGAGCGGTCTGTGGTATCAGGTGGTGGATAAGGGACATGAACCTGATAATTGGCTGGAGACCTCCGGCTCCTGTCTGTTCGTCTACACGATTGCCAGAGCAGTGAAGCTGGGTATCCTTCCGGCTGAAATTGCGGATAAAGCGGCGGAAGCAGCGCGTAAAGGCTACGAAGGCTTAATTCAGGTGCTCCAGTGGGATGAGCAGGGCCGGCTGCTGCTGCCGGATATCTGCATCGGGACCTCGGCCGGAGATTACCGTAACTATGTAACCCGTCCGAAGGTCAGCAATGATCTGCACGGCGTGGGCGCGCTGGTGATGGCCTGTGTGGAGATGCAGGATTTGTATCCGGCATAA
- a CDS encoding extracellular solute-binding protein — MTKKSFTLLLSTLLTLSMLSACGGNNNKEAAATKDPGANTGTNTTATTDPATAEPEKPTEIKIMLPLNTTDTPPDTIKTEVEKLTNTKLTYQFFPADTYEEKLNSSFATGSLPQVTYLKNQTTFLQMKEAIKDGQFWEIGPLLSEFPNLNKLKPEILNNTKVDGKLYTLYIGRPLARQGIIYRKDWADKLGLKAPANTEELFAMAKAFTEQDPDGNGKKDTIGVVDRNELVYGAFKTVSSWFGTPNNWAEKDGQLAPEFTFPQYIDTMDFFKKLREGGYMNQDFAATSKTDAVNMFTSGKAGLYIGGSMQDIDSLNKDLIKNVPDAVLDTHSMVAGPDGKFAQWMIPGYNNVVLFPKSAVKDEAELKKILKFFDAMMTPEVANLMYWGIEGTHYTVVDGKAKATDNKELIEREVKGFKDSVIGEYETNGMYQSLNVLPGRIHAEELVLENVKYGVADPTAALDSATYTSKGVELQQIIADATYKYMYGQLDKAGFEKEVENWKSRGGAKIIEEYNAAYKK, encoded by the coding sequence ATGACGAAAAAATCCTTCACCCTGCTCCTAAGCACGCTGCTGACCCTCAGCATGTTGTCCGCTTGCGGCGGTAACAACAACAAAGAGGCGGCAGCTACGAAAGACCCGGGCGCCAACACCGGGACCAACACCACCGCAACCACGGACCCAGCCACTGCTGAGCCGGAGAAGCCGACTGAGATCAAAATCATGCTCCCGCTGAACACGACAGATACTCCACCGGATACGATCAAGACGGAAGTGGAGAAGTTGACGAATACGAAGCTGACCTACCAGTTCTTCCCAGCCGATACGTATGAAGAGAAGCTGAACTCCTCGTTCGCCACAGGCTCCCTGCCGCAGGTGACGTATCTGAAGAATCAGACCACTTTCCTGCAGATGAAGGAAGCGATCAAGGACGGGCAGTTCTGGGAGATCGGGCCGCTGCTCAGCGAATTCCCGAACCTGAACAAGCTGAAGCCGGAGATCCTGAATAATACGAAGGTAGACGGCAAGCTGTATACCCTGTATATCGGCCGTCCGCTGGCGCGCCAGGGCATCATCTACCGCAAGGACTGGGCGGATAAGCTGGGACTGAAAGCGCCGGCCAACACGGAGGAATTGTTCGCGATGGCTAAGGCTTTTACCGAGCAGGACCCGGACGGCAACGGGAAGAAGGATACCATCGGTGTTGTTGACCGCAACGAGCTGGTGTATGGTGCGTTCAAAACCGTCTCCTCCTGGTTCGGCACGCCGAACAACTGGGCTGAGAAGGACGGCCAGCTTGCGCCGGAGTTCACTTTTCCGCAATACATCGACACGATGGATTTCTTCAAAAAGCTGCGTGAAGGCGGTTATATGAACCAGGACTTCGCGGCAACCAGTAAGACGGATGCGGTCAATATGTTCACCAGCGGCAAGGCCGGGCTGTATATCGGCGGCTCGATGCAGGACATCGATTCCCTGAACAAGGACTTGATCAAGAACGTGCCGGATGCCGTACTGGATACACATAGCATGGTGGCTGGACCTGACGGCAAATTCGCCCAGTGGATGATTCCCGGCTATAACAACGTAGTGCTGTTCCCGAAATCGGCAGTCAAGGATGAGGCGGAACTGAAGAAGATTCTGAAGTTCTTCGACGCGATGATGACCCCTGAGGTAGCCAATCTGATGTACTGGGGTATTGAAGGCACACACTACACCGTCGTGGACGGCAAGGCCAAAGCGACCGACAATAAAGAGCTGATCGAACGTGAGGTCAAAGGCTTCAAGGACAGCGTCATCGGCGAATATGAAACGAACGGCATGTACCAGAGCTTGAACGTGCTGCCGGGCCGGATTCATGCAGAGGAGCTGGTACTGGAGAATGTGAAGTACGGGGTCGCAGATCCTACGGCGGCGCTCGACTCGGCAACCTATACGTCCAAGGGCGTAGAGCTGCAGCAGATTATTGCGGATGCGACTTACAAGTACATGTATGGTCAGCTCGATAAGGCCGGCTTCGAGAAGGAAGTCGAGAACTGGAAGAGCCGGGGCGGGGCGAAGATTATTGAAGAATACAATGCCGCGTACAAAAAATAA
- a CDS encoding carbohydrate ABC transporter permease, with product MVEDRTFSGRLFSAVNFILLALIALVTVLPFVHVVAGSFTTSAELAANKFVLIPKVWSLEAYKFIFSTNTIFRALGVSIGVTLVGTLFSMFITALMAYGLSRKDLDGRRVFNFLVVFTMLFHGGMIPTFLVVKELGLIDSYAALILPSAISAFNMIILKNFFQNIPEGLEESAKIDGCNDFGILFKIVLPLSLPAIATISLFYAVTYWNTYMSAILYLDNSAKWPIQVLLRQIVVLASGMDHSATLDGTVPPPDQTIKMAVIVVATLPILMVYPFLQKHFAKGAMLGSMKG from the coding sequence ATGGTAGAAGACCGCACATTCAGCGGCAGACTATTCTCTGCCGTCAACTTTATACTGCTCGCCCTGATCGCGCTGGTAACGGTGCTGCCTTTCGTCCACGTCGTTGCAGGCTCATTCACAACCAGTGCTGAGCTGGCTGCCAACAAGTTTGTGCTGATTCCGAAGGTATGGAGCCTGGAGGCGTACAAATTTATTTTCTCCACGAATACGATCTTCAGAGCCTTAGGGGTATCGATTGGAGTCACGCTGGTAGGCACGCTGTTCAGTATGTTCATCACGGCGCTGATGGCCTACGGTCTCTCCCGCAAGGATCTGGACGGCCGCCGGGTGTTCAACTTCCTGGTGGTGTTCACGATGCTGTTCCACGGGGGGATGATTCCTACGTTCCTCGTGGTGAAGGAGCTGGGGCTGATCGACTCGTATGCGGCACTGATTCTGCCTTCCGCGATCAGTGCGTTCAATATGATTATACTCAAGAACTTTTTTCAGAACATTCCGGAGGGGCTGGAGGAATCGGCCAAGATTGACGGCTGCAATGACTTCGGGATTCTGTTCAAAATCGTGCTGCCCCTGTCGCTGCCGGCGATTGCCACGATCTCTCTGTTCTACGCCGTGACGTACTGGAACACGTATATGAGCGCCATTCTCTATCTGGATAACAGCGCCAAATGGCCGATTCAGGTCCTGCTGCGGCAGATTGTCGTGCTGGCCAGCGGGATGGATCACAGTGCGACACTGGACGGCACGGTTCCGCCGCCGGATCAGACGATCAAGATGGCGGTTATCGTGGTCGCTACGCTGCCGATTCTGATGGTGTATCCGTTCCTGCAGAAGCATTTTGCCAAGGGTGCGATGCTGGGCTCGATGAAGGGCTGA